A genome region from Sphingorhabdus sp. SMR4y includes the following:
- the rpsH gene encoding 30S ribosomal protein S8, protein MAFTDPLGDMLTRIRNGQQARKDSVVTPASKLRGAVLEVLQREGYIRGYSEEEVNKHPGLRIELKYFEGQPAIRHVARVSKPGRRVYSGSEDLPRVRNGLGITIVSTPQGVLSDAEARQAKVGGEVLAEVF, encoded by the coding sequence ATGGCTTTTACCGATCCCTTGGGTGACATGCTCACCCGTATCCGTAACGGACAACAGGCACGTAAGGACAGCGTTGTAACACCCGCGTCCAAACTGCGCGGCGCCGTCCTCGAAGTGTTGCAGCGCGAAGGCTATATTCGCGGCTACAGCGAAGAAGAGGTCAACAAGCACCCCGGTCTGCGGATTGAACTGAAATATTTTGAAGGCCAGCCGGCAATTCGCCACGTGGCTCGCGTTTCAAAGCCCGGTCGTCGTGTCTACAGCGGTTCGGAAGATCTGCCACGGGTTCGCAACGGCTTGGGCATAACAATCGTATCGACGCCACAAGGTGTTCTCTCTGACGCAGAAGCGCGTCAGGCGAAGGTCGGCGGCGAAGTACTGGCTGAGGTATTCTAA
- the rpsN gene encoding 30S ribosomal protein S14, translating to MAKLSSINRNEKRKRMVKKYAGRYAKLKAMAADESLDETERLMARLKMAEIPRNANPTRVRNRCETTGRPRGYYRKFRLCRIELRDMANKGLIPGVTKSSW from the coding sequence ATGGCGAAACTGAGTTCCATTAACAGAAACGAAAAACGCAAGCGGATGGTGAAGAAATACGCCGGACGCTATGCGAAACTGAAAGCGATGGCAGCAGACGAGTCTCTCGATGAGACCGAACGTTTGATGGCGCGCCTCAAAATGGCGGAAATTCCGCGGAACGCGAACCCAACCCGCGTACGCAACCGCTGTGAAACCACAGGACGGCCACGCGGTTACTATCGCAAGTTCCGCCTGTGCCGCATCGAGCTGAGAGACATGGCCAATAAAGGTCTGATTCCCGGCGTAACGAAATCAAGCTGGTAA
- the rplE gene encoding 50S ribosomal protein L5: protein MADKKYIPRMRKKYDDEIVKAMQEKFNYTNPMEVPRISMVTINMGVGEGSQDKKKVASAAAEMELIAGQKPVITKAKNSIATFKLREGMPIGCKVNLRRERMYEFIDRLVTVAMPRIRDFRGLNPKSFDGRGNFAMGLKEQIIFPEIAYDNIDVVRGMDVIVTTTAKTDDEARALLALFGFPFPKEEQSEEKEAA, encoded by the coding sequence ATGGCTGATAAAAAATATATCCCCCGCATGCGCAAAAAATATGACGATGAAATCGTCAAGGCGATGCAGGAAAAGTTCAACTACACCAATCCCATGGAAGTCCCGCGGATTTCAATGGTCACCATCAACATGGGTGTTGGTGAAGGTAGCCAGGACAAGAAGAAGGTTGCAAGTGCTGCAGCCGAAATGGAACTGATTGCCGGCCAGAAGCCAGTGATCACCAAGGCGAAAAACTCGATCGCAACGTTCAAGTTGCGTGAAGGCATGCCGATTGGCTGCAAAGTCAATCTGCGCCGGGAACGGATGTACGAATTTATCGATCGTCTGGTCACCGTCGCGATGCCTCGCATCCGGGATTTCAGAGGCCTGAATCCGAAAAGCTTTGACGGTCGTGGCAACTTTGCCATGGGCCTGAAAGAGCAGATCATTTTCCCCGAAATCGCTTATGACAACATCGACGTTGTTCGCGGCATGGACGTGATTGTGACGACTACAGCAAAAACAGACGACGAGGCGCGTGCGCTTCTGGCATTGTTCGGTTTCCCGTTCCCCAAAGAGGAACAATCGGAAGAAAAAGAAGCCGCGTAA